A window of Macaca mulatta isolate MMU2019108-1 chromosome 7, T2T-MMU8v2.0, whole genome shotgun sequence genomic DNA:
ATTTCTTACAccgttttattttttcttgtctcaTTACACTGCCTAAGTCTCCAGAATAATGTTGAATTATGGTGGCAATATCAAGTATTATTTGTTTCTTAGTTTCAGCATGAAAGTCCTTAATATTTCAACAGTGagcataatatttattttagaatgtttttgtGGATACTCTTTATCAGATTAAGGATTCCCTAGCATAAGGTTACTTGGGATTCGTAGTTTGCAAATTTgatatctttttttaataaattggtATTGAATTTTGCAATAATTTACATCTATCAATTTGTAAACATAGTTAATTACATggattgatttttgaattttcaacTAGTCTTACAAATCTGGAGTAAGACAAGTGGTTCATAttgtattatctttttatgtATCAATAGATATAATTtgctaattatttaattaatcatTATATTTATGTTCATAGGTGagattaatttataattaatttattattataacatggtcagattttgaaatttaaaacatgctggtaacaaaaagaaataaaaagtattctctatttttttactCACAGGAAGAGTTTGTATAACGTTGGTGCTatgtttttcttgtatatttaaaGAATTCGCTAATGTaggttttctttgtgggaagaaatttaagaatagatttaatatatttaatgaatcCCAGTCTATTACAGATTTTCCAAGTCTTCTGCAGAGTGCCTtgaataatcatattttaaagaagtttttccAATTATTGAACTTATTGGTATAATTCATTTGGTCAATGCAATATGAGAAGATTCAAGAGCCAGGGTGAGATTCACCACGTGGCTGTTTTCCTACCCAAGCAATAATGAAATTACATGTGGAAGTAAATAATTCATCAGCATGAATCTATTGGTGACTACAAGAAGCAGAGATCAACGGCTGACATGCATCCCATATTATTATTGTggcattaatataaaataaacatttgttaagtgAATAATATTTTAGGGATTGTTATTTCATTGTAAGCTGACCCACACTGtcaaaattagtaatttttaaaaaaattctgagcttcatattttatttgaacAGGAACATTGTATGTTGGATTTTAGATGTAAATGTATCAATCATTAGATGTAttgctataaaattttaaaatttgtttaattcaaccattgtggaagatagtgtggtgattcctcaaagacctagaaccaaaaataccatttgacccagcaatcccattactgggtatataccccccaaaatacaaatcattctattataaagatacatccacacatatattcattgcagcactattcacaatagcaaagacatggaatcaacccaaatgccaatcaatgatagattggataaagaaaatgtttgcatatacactatggaatactatgcaaccataaaaaggagatcatgtcctttgcagggacatggatggagccagaagccattatcctcagctaACTaagtcaggaacagaaaaccaaacaccacatgttcccacttacagctgaacaatgagaacacatggacacagggaagagaAAACCACACACCCAGGCCTGTCggggagtggggagaaggaggagggagagcattaggacaaatacctaatgcctGCGGGGCTTacaacctagatgatgggttgataggtgcagcaaaccaccatggcacatgtataactgTGTAACGTACCTGCACCTTCTGCACTTATAtccaagaacttaaaataaaataaaatacaagtctGGTGAATTCTTGCATCTTTAACATCTCTGAAAGCGTTTCTATGTCTCAATGAAATTTTTACAAGTTATTTTTACtaaatatgagaaaagaaaacctctctaaaatatttcttctgttgtCAATGCCACATTGATGAGAGAAGATATAAAAGCTTCCCGCGtttatttaacacattttcatcccattttatttattttgttttaggtaTTTAAGTTAGTTTGGGAGTATAAAGATAATAAAGATATAAACTCAGTCATTAATAAATTTACCAAACCTCTTTAGCTTCTTTCTTTGTCATGCAGATTTGTTGCTACGATTGCTTTAAAATCCAAAGACTAAAAAAGCTGTAAGTACTTCAATATACTTCacagttcttttgtattttatattttaattttcattcagtttCTTGTAAACTTGAatgtagatttaattttttatctttaattataAAGATTTGGTAAACAGTAAACAGGCCTATGAATATGTCTTAATGTAACTTAAGGATACAACCAATGTCAATGAGGGTTTTTTTGACGACAATGACGAcagtaatataaaataaacttcccaaaaattgacaaatgtgaaaATGTCATGAACTCATTTCTATATACTTTCAAGTATCCTGCACAAACTGGCAGATCAAACTGTTGTTGCAATATGGTAAGTCGGCCAATGTAGAACTTTACCTTCTATACCCTATATCATTGAAAAAATCAactttaatgaataaattatttttgaactgTGTTATGAGGCAGGCACCATAGTAGACACATTCatgtctgttttcatttttcatcttcacACCAGCACTGAGAAGTACACATCATTTTATGCATGCTACATATGAGGAAATTAGGGCTTCAGTTTTTCAGGTTTACATGAATTGTAATTCAAAGAGGGATATTTGAACCCACAATATTGAGCAGCTGCTCTCTCCATTACATGTGATAAGGTGATGAAGCTAATGTATTTCATTAGCTTGTTGTTATATAGTCATAATTGAATTCACTCTAATATATCTAACTGATATTCTCTTAAATATgtacagaaataaatacatttaaattgaCTGCAGATATCTACAGATGCTCCtcacttatgatgggtttatgtCTGAATAAACCCATAGTAAGTTGAAAATACTGtaagtaaaaaatgtatttaataaaactAACCTACTGAACATGATAGCTTAGCCTAACCTCCCTCAAACATGCCCAGAACATTGACACTGGTCTATAGTTagacaaaatcatctaacacaaagcatattttataataataaagtgttgaatgtAATTTATGGAATGCTGTGctgaaagtgaaaaatgaaatggtTATATGAATACTCAAAGTATGGTTTGTGCACCatcttaaagacaaaaaaattataaggtGAATCATCATAACTCAGGGATCATCTGTAGTTAGAATAACttaaaattgaaggaaaaaaataaagcaaggtagAGAAGGCAGTGAAGGCTTAGAAAAAGTGGTTTGTACCAGTTCTAAATGACAAACTAAATGGAAACAGTggatgaaataaaatttgatgaGATGAATAGatgagatgaaaaaagaaaatctgatagAAAAACAGATTTGattcaataaaaaagtaaacagattAGTTATAGTGTACAGTTGAATGATAAAGTCAGTAATAGGACTATTtggatttaatgaaataaatttaaaaactaggcAATTACCTTCTAACTCATTAttcaaaaagtaattattttaaccTCAGATTTTCTACTTTGAAAAATTCACATCAATGTCTCATGTCTCCTGGTCTCTCCACTTAAGTCCAGTTCTGACCCAGAGCTTCTGCATAGCTGACTTTACCTCCTTGTTCCGAAGTGTGTAGATGAGGGGGTTTAGCATTGGTGTAATAACATTGTAGAGTACAGACACCATCTTGTCCATAGAAAATGTAGAGAAAGGACGAGCGTAGATGAAAATACAGGGTccaaaaaacagtgttaccacCATGAGGTGAGAGGCACACGTGGAAAGTGCCTTTCGCCTTCCTTCCTTGGAGCGAATCTTGACTAGGATAGTGGTGTAGGAGGAAATTAACACCACAAAGGAGCTGGTGGAGATCAACCCACTGTTAGATACCATAAGCAATTCAATGACAAAAGTGTCAGCACAGGCAAGTTTGATGACAGGGGGAACATCACAAAAAAAGTTGTCTACCTGGTTTGGCCCACAAAAGGGTAGACGGATAGTGAGAATGGTCTGGACAGTGGAGTGCACAAATCCTCCCATCCAGGAGGCAGCAACCAACACACAGCATAACCCCCGACTCATGACAGTGGTGTAGTGCAGGGGGCGACAGATTGCAACATAGCGATCGTAGGCCATCACTGTGAGCAGGAACATCTCAGCTGCCCCTACTAAATGGAGGAAGAAGAGTTGCACAATGCATTGGTCATAGGAAATGAGTTTCTCATGATTAAGAAAGTCAGCCAGAAGCTTAGGGGTCGTTACTGTTGAATAACATAGGTCCAGAAATGAGAGGTTGCCAAGAAGGAAATACATAGGTGATGAGTTCAGGTATTTATCAGATGCCACTGTGACCATGATGAGGACATTGCCCACCCAAGTGGAcacatagaagaaaagaaatagaacaaaTAGCCCTGCTTCAATAGATGATGTCTGTGAGAAGCCTGACAAGAAAAattctctcaccacttctgtttGGTTTTTATCCATTTGACCTGGTTCTACCTAGATCAAAGAGATTAAACAATAGGGCATTAGtgatatttaaaatgaatgagGTAATTCATATCAAATACAAGACTCTGCTCATTTCAAAAGAGAGATTTTTCATCCTCTAAGATACATCCTGATTAATTAgctgaaagaaattatttgctcaagcctgtaatcccagcactttgggaggccgagacaggcggatcacgaggtcaggagatcgagaccatcctggctaacacggtgaaaccccgtctctactaaaaaatacaaaaaactagccgggcgaggtggcgggcgcctgtagggaggcggagcttgcagtgagctgagatccggccactgcaccccagcctgggcgacagagcaagactctgtctcaaaaaaaaaaaaaaaaaaaaaagaaattattttctccttacctaatataaatgtatattatttcaCCAACTGCAACCT
This region includes:
- the LOC114679271 gene encoding olfactory receptor 4Q2, producing the protein MDKNQTEVVREFFLSGFSQTSSIEAGLFVLFLFFYVSTWVGNVLIMVTVASDKYLNSSPMYFLLGNLSFLDLCYSTVTTPKLLADFLNHEKLISYDQCIVQLFFLHLVGAAEMFLLTVMAYDRYVAICRPLHYTTVMSRGLCCVLVAASWMGGFVHSTVQTILTIRLPFCGPNQVDNFFCDVPPVIKLACADTFVIELLMVSNSGLISTSSFVVLISSYTTILVKIRSKEGRRKALSTCASHLMVVTLFFGPCIFIYARPFSTFSMDKMVSVLYNVITPMLNPLIYTLRNKEVKSAMQKLWVRTGLKWRDQET